In Streptococcus parapneumoniae, the genomic stretch ACTATATAACTTTATCATTATACCATTTTTAAGCGCAATTTGCAGTCTTTAATGTAGTGTTTCTGTTTAGATAGTTCGTTCTCGTAAATAAAAAAAAGTTGGAGCTTAGTACTCCAACAATTTCTATTAAAATGTTTGACGTTTTGCTTTACGCTCTGCACGACCGCGAGCACGATTTTCAGCACGCTTGGTTTTACGACGTTTTTCATCAACCGCCCATTGAATCTTCTTCTTATAGCCTGGTTTGACTTTTTTCTTTTTCTTTTTGACCAAACCAATCATCTCAATATCAAGCTTGTCCTGCTTCTTCTCACGGTTGGCACGACGATCACGGTCATAAGTATCTTGAAATTCCCCGTCTTTGACCATCTTCGGAGTAAACTTGATTCCCAATTTCTCCAACTCACGGATATCCGAGTCATCACTTGGCTGGTAAAGGGTAATAGCTGTACCTGGTAGGCCATTGCGTCCGGTACGACCAACACGGTGCACAAAGAAAGATAAGTCTTGCGGAATGACATCATTGATGACATGACTGACACCTTCAATGTCAATCCCACGCGCTGCCAAGTCTGTTGCGACAATGTACTCAAAATCCAGATTTTTCACCTGATTCATGATTCGCTTACGTTCACGAGGGGCAATATCTCCATGAATCTTCGCTACCTTCAATCCTTGAGCAGTCAGATATGAATGCAATTCATCAGCACGCGTTTTAGTGTTGACAAAAATCATTGCCAAATAAGGCTGCATCAACTGAGTCAACTGATAAATTTGAGCATTCTTGTCACGTCCCTTAGTAGAAATCAACCAATTATCAATGGTATCAGAAATGACCGTTTTGGTCTTGATTTTCTCCATGACAGGATTTGACAAGTATTTTTTCAAGAATGGTTGCAGTTTTTGTGGAATAGTCGCTGAGAAGACCATGAATTGCAGGTCTTTTGGAAGGCTGCCAGCAATCTTATCAACAGTTTCTAAGAATCCCATATCCAAGGTCATGTCTGCCTCATCGACCACAAAGGTCTTGGCCTTGTGAATAGCCAGATCACCGGATTTAACCAAGTCGTAGATACGGCCTGGTGTTCCAATAACAATATGAGGCTGGTTACTTGCCAATTTCTCAATCTGGCGAGCCTTATCCGTACCACCCACATAATTAACCACACGAACTTCCACTTCTGAGTGGGCAGCAATCTGACGGGCT encodes the following:
- a CDS encoding DEAD/DEAH box helicase, yielding MSFTKFQFKNYIREALEELKFTTPTEVQDKLIPIVLAGRDLVGESKTGSGKTHTFLLSIFQQLDEASDSVQAVITAPSRELATQIYQAARQIAAHSEVEVRVVNYVGGTDKARQIEKLASNQPHIVIGTPGRIYDLVKSGDLAIHKAKTFVVDEADMTLDMGFLETVDKIAGSLPKDLQFMVFSATIPQKLQPFLKKYLSNPVMEKIKTKTVISDTIDNWLISTKGRDKNAQIYQLTQLMQPYLAMIFVNTKTRADELHSYLTAQGLKVAKIHGDIAPRERKRIMNQVKNLDFEYIVATDLAARGIDIEGVSHVINDVIPQDLSFFVHRVGRTGRNGLPGTAITLYQPSDDSDIRELEKLGIKFTPKMVKDGEFQDTYDRDRRANREKKQDKLDIEMIGLVKKKKKKVKPGYKKKIQWAVDEKRRKTKRAENRARGRAERKAKRQTF